AGCGTTAAGCCGAAATTTAATCTTCAAGCAAGTCACCCTCGAAACTGGTGTACTGCATTTCTTTGCGAACGAAGCATTCTTCCTCTTCATCATAAACCCTACAAGAGTCAATAGGGCTTACATAGAGGTGTAAGGTCATAGCACGCTCCTCACTTAAATTGTGGAGGCTGTGAAAGCCCATATCATCATTCATATAAGCCACGCGGCCTTCGCGCATCATGGCACGGCGGGTTTCCTTTAGATCATCCTGGTCCTTTTGCTCATCAATGAGTTTAAAGCGACGCTCTTCTAGATCACCTTGAACGGAGTAAACCCAGCATTCCTCGCCATTATGGCAATGGATAGGGGTTTCTTGACCAGGCTCCCAACAGAGAAGGATAAGTTCATAATCATCATTGCGGCTCACGCAATTTCGAGTGTAGGAATCCTCGTCCCAATGGGCAAAGGGCTCCAAGTCATCAGGCCCTAAGGATAGCTTTTTTGTGATATCTATAAACTCGGTTCCAGAACAGTGAGGCAGGACTTCAACCAACTCCTCTATACTACTAATAGCTTGCACTTGACGGTTTTTTGACCACCTCTAAAAATGTGGAAAAACGATGAAAAATGAGGTGATTTTATTCAAGAATGCTCAAAAATAGCTCAATTTTATTCGAAAATGAAGGGTTTTCGCTTAAAAATTAAAAATTACATTTGTCAAGATTTCCTCAAAAACAATCCATGAATCATGATTTAGACCTCTTCCGAAGCATCGTTAATGAACTGATGAATGAGGAGGAGAAGGAGCCGGTACTTCAACCTGAAGCGCCGGAAGCTCTATTTAACAAGCTTAATATTCACCTTTCAGAAGAAGGAATCAGCGACCAGGAATTTGCTCCTTTACTGAAGGATTTGGTGCTGCATACTCCGCGTACCGCTACGCGACGTTTTTTCAATCAATTATTTGGTGGTCGAAATTCCAAAGCCACCCTGGGCGACCTCCTGGCGGTAGTGCTCAATAATAGCATGTATACCTACAAAGTTGGCGGACCGATGGTGGGCGTCGAAAAAGAGGTTTTGAAACAAAGTGCGTCACTCTTAGGCTATCCCGCAGAAGCGGATGGTACCTTGGCTCCCGGTGGTTCCATGACCAATTTTATGGCCATGTTGATGGCTCGCGATAAGGCTCAGGAAAGTATCCGTGCCAATGGGGTAGAAGGATCAAAAATGACCTTGTATACCTCCAAAGAATCCCATTATTCCATTCCTAAGAACGCTGCCTTTATGGGCATTGGCCGCGATCAAATTCGCTATGTAGCGAGTGATGATCACGGTCGGATGCGAATGGATGATTTAAAGAAATTAATAGCTGAAGATCGCCAAGCGGGCTTCCAGCCCTTTTTAGCCATTGCTACCGCTGGAACCACTGTAATGGGTGCTTTTGATCCGATTGAGGAAATGGCGGATATCTGCGAAAAGGAAGGCTTATGGTTTCATATCGACGGGGCTTATTGTGGCAGCGTGATCTTCAGTGATCGCTATCGTCATTTGGTGAAGGGCGCCGATCGAGCGGATAGCTTTAGTTATAATGCCCATAAAATGTTGGGAACTCCATTATCCTGTTCCCTAATTCTGGTGAAAGATAAGCGTTGGCTCTACGAGAGTTTTGCTAATGATGCCGATTATCTCTATCAAACCGATGGGGATGATTACAATTTAGGAAAGACTTCCCTCCAATGTGGTAGGCGTAATGATGCCCTCAAATTCTGGAGCCTCTGGAAATCGGTGGGCACGCGTGGCTTGGCGGAAATTGTGGATCGACAGTTCGAACTAGCTGATCATGCCTTGCAATACGTTAAGAGCAATCCGGATTATACCGTTTACAGTTATGAAAATTCGCTGGGTATCTGCTTTAATTATAAGGATATACCGGCCGATTTGCTTTGTAATCAATTGTATGAAGCCGGAGAATTGATGGTAGGTTACGGTCAGTTCCACGGCAATGAATTTGTTCGTTTGGTTACGGTAAATGCCGGCAATGAAAAAAGCGATATCGACCTCTTCTTCCAGAAAATGGAAGCCTTCGCTGATAAACTAAGCACTTCTAAAGTATAGCCTATGCTCATTAACCTCATAGTACTCGGATTGTATTTCGCCATTCTTTTTGGGATTGGCATTGCGGCATCTCGCCGAATCAAGAATATGGACGATTACTATGCAGGGGGCAAAAGTTTAGGCTATTGGATGGTAGCATTCTCTGCTCGCGCTACGGGTGAATCTGGCTGGTTGCTAATTGGCTTAACGGCCATGGGAGCCTTGGCCGGAGTTTCTGCATATTGGGTAGTAGTAGGAGAGGTGCTGGGTGTTGCCGTTTCCTGGTTTTTCATGGCCAAGCCCTTTAAAAGGCTTACCGATAAATACGATTCTTTAACCGTTCCTGATTTTCTGGAGAGCCATTTCAAAGCCAAGGGCCATACCCTACGGATGGTGGCAGCCCTTTGCCTGGCCAGCTTTGTTGTGATCTATGTAAGCGCCCAGATCGATATCACCGGAAAGGCCTTCGAAACCTTTTTAAATCTGAACTACTTCACTGGTGCCATTATCGGTTTCTTGATTGTAGTGGCCTATATATTCATTGGAGGTTTCTTGGCGGTGGTTTGGTCCGATTTCTTTCAAGGACTCCTGATGTTCGTGGGTTTATTAGCCTTGCCGGTAGTGGCTTACTTTGCTTGGGATCAGCATGCGGAGCTCTTTAGTCGTTTGGAAAACATTGATCCCAATTTGGTAAATATTTGGGGTGGCAATGAAGATCCCTGGATGCAAACCGCCAAAATGCTGGGCTTTGCCTTTATTGGCTTGGGTTTCCTCGGCTCTCCTCAGGTATACGCTCGCTTTATCTCGGTGAAAAACACGGCTGAAATCAATAAAGGACGCTGGGTAGCGATTGTGTTTACGCTGATTAGCGATGCCGCCGCTGTAAGTATTGGATTATTGGCCAGGGCATTGTTTACCGATACAGGCATGGATCCCGAGGCCGCACTAGGAATGAGTGGAGAAGATACCTTGATGGTTCTATTAAAAGATACTTTCCCGGCGGTGATTATTGCTATTTATATCGCTATTATCCTCAGTGCCATCATGTCTACCATCGACTCCTTATTGGTCGTAGCCTCCAGCGCGATTGTTCGGGATCTGTATCAAAAGGTTTTTCATCCAGAGATTGGCAATGATAAGCTTACGCGGATGTCGTCCTACATAACCTTAGCCATGGCCTTATTAGCTTTAGCGGTAGCGATGTTGGTGGCCATTAATGTTCCCGGCAGAACTGTTTTTTGGTTTACGATTTTTGGTTGGTCGGGAATAGCCGCTACTTTCTGTCCGATGATTATCTACGCCCTCTTTTGGAAGAAATTCAATCAGAGCGGGGCTTTGGCTTGTATGATCAGTGGCTTCTTGGCTGTTCCCTTCTTTAAATTCTACGTTCAGGAATTGGATGGCATTGGACCTTATTTTAGGGAACTGGATGTAATGGGACCAGCCTTCGTGGTGTCCTTTATAATAGGAGGGGCCGTCAGTTTAATGATGGCAAAAAAGCATAAGATTGCAGAAATTCCAGAAGAGCAGAATTAGCTCTTACCAACCTTTGGGAAAGATTCAGCTAAAAGGCGGATGCAAAGCTTAGAGTTAAAATCGAAATCACCGGGATGCATTTCAGGCAGCATCATTTTAGCGAATTCCATTACTCGATCTTCCAGCTGATTCATATAATCTTGCTCAGGTTGACCGGTAACAGTGGTGGCTACTGATATCCGTTTAAAGGTGATCAGATAGATCTTATAACCATTGAAGTCAACCCAATCCAAAGCTTGACCTTTACGTAATACGGCATCTTCTACCATACGTCTAATGGTATCCAACATCAGAGAAGTTACTTCCTGATCATCCACCGCATTGTAACGACTGCGCATTCCTAATAGGTTACGGGCGTCATTTTCGAGAACGAAGATATCGCTGATCTGTACTTTGTCTTCGCGCTTTTGTTTCTCTTCTTGTTTGATGGGATCGCTTTCGGGCAAATCCACTTTCTCTCGGTAGAGTTCGGTGGGGTCTTTGAGTTTATTGATGCGCCCAAAGCCCAGTCGATCCCGCCAGGAGCGGAAACGATTATTAAAATGCTCACCGATCATATCGTCGATTACCGGATGCAGAGCAGCTTTAATTCTTTCGGGGTTTTCCTGGATTTCGCTTTCCAGGGTTTTATAGAAAAGATGTCCAAATTCTCTGGGGAAGTCGCGACGGAAGCGCATAAACCAATCCATAAGGATAGGCTCCATATTTTGCTCCAACTTCGCACGAACCTTTATTTCATCTTCTAGGCGTTGCAAGT
The Croceimicrobium hydrocarbonivorans genome window above contains:
- a CDS encoding cysteine dioxygenase; its protein translation is MQAISSIEELVEVLPHCSGTEFIDITKKLSLGPDDLEPFAHWDEDSYTRNCVSRNDDYELILLCWEPGQETPIHCHNGEECWVYSVQGDLEERRFKLIDEQKDQDDLKETRRAMMREGRVAYMNDDMGFHSLHNLSEERAMTLHLYVSPIDSCRVYDEEEECFVRKEMQYTSFEGDLLED
- a CDS encoding pyridoxal phosphate-dependent decarboxylase family protein, giving the protein MNHDLDLFRSIVNELMNEEEKEPVLQPEAPEALFNKLNIHLSEEGISDQEFAPLLKDLVLHTPRTATRRFFNQLFGGRNSKATLGDLLAVVLNNSMYTYKVGGPMVGVEKEVLKQSASLLGYPAEADGTLAPGGSMTNFMAMLMARDKAQESIRANGVEGSKMTLYTSKESHYSIPKNAAFMGIGRDQIRYVASDDHGRMRMDDLKKLIAEDRQAGFQPFLAIATAGTTVMGAFDPIEEMADICEKEGLWFHIDGAYCGSVIFSDRYRHLVKGADRADSFSYNAHKMLGTPLSCSLILVKDKRWLYESFANDADYLYQTDGDDYNLGKTSLQCGRRNDALKFWSLWKSVGTRGLAEIVDRQFELADHALQYVKSNPDYTVYSYENSLGICFNYKDIPADLLCNQLYEAGELMVGYGQFHGNEFVRLVTVNAGNEKSDIDLFFQKMEAFADKLSTSKV
- a CDS encoding sodium/proline symporter; amino-acid sequence: MLINLIVLGLYFAILFGIGIAASRRIKNMDDYYAGGKSLGYWMVAFSARATGESGWLLIGLTAMGALAGVSAYWVVVGEVLGVAVSWFFMAKPFKRLTDKYDSLTVPDFLESHFKAKGHTLRMVAALCLASFVVIYVSAQIDITGKAFETFLNLNYFTGAIIGFLIVVAYIFIGGFLAVVWSDFFQGLLMFVGLLALPVVAYFAWDQHAELFSRLENIDPNLVNIWGGNEDPWMQTAKMLGFAFIGLGFLGSPQVYARFISVKNTAEINKGRWVAIVFTLISDAAAVSIGLLARALFTDTGMDPEAALGMSGEDTLMVLLKDTFPAVIIAIYIAIILSAIMSTIDSLLVVASSAIVRDLYQKVFHPEIGNDKLTRMSSYITLAMALLALAVAMLVAINVPGRTVFWFTIFGWSGIAATFCPMIIYALFWKKFNQSGALACMISGFLAVPFFKFYVQELDGIGPYFRELDVMGPAFVVSFIIGGAVSLMMAKKHKIAEIPEEQN